Part of the Eubacterium sp. 1001713B170207_170306_E7 genome, GAGTCAAACAGACAGAAATAGCGCCAAATAACAAAAACGCTTTAGTGGTAGCCATTGCAGAATACACAGGTGGCACCGCACAATTTACCATTGGCTTTGATCAAAATATGAAAATTGATAATTTTTTCATTAAATAGTAATGGCAGGACAAACCAATGAACCTAACACCATTTACCTTTTTAATACCGGTCCTTTGTACAGTTTTCGGCGGCCTCTTTTTATGGCATCCGCCTAAGGATATCAAGGGCCTGTATGGTTACCGCACGTCCCGCGCTATGAAGAACGAAGATACCTGGAAATTTGCGCATACAGTTGCCGGGAAAATCTGGCTGATTATGGGACTGGTCATGCTGATGGTACTGGGGCTTGCCCTGCTGCTGTTCAGAGAACAGTATGCAGAGGTGTCGCTCTATATCCAGATTTCTCAGGATGTGCTGTTGATTTTATCGTTTTTTTCTGTGGAAAAAGCGCTGGAAAATACCTTTGATGCGGATGGAAATCGAAAATAGGGGTATAAATTTAAGACATCGTGATCATCGTCACGGTGTCTTTTTCGATTTCGTTATAAAATTAACGTAAAGAACGAGTTGATCCAAAGGAGGCTAATATGGGTTACCAGATAAAAACAGAGGATTTTGATGCGGTTTTAAAAGACCTGTCTCAGCATTACCGGATTTTTGCGCCGCGCCTGTATCGGGGGGCCGGAGCGTTTTCGGACACAGACCGTGTGGAGTACGGTGAGGTTGGCAGTGTTGGGGACATAGAATTTGACCAAAAGAGCGATTTTTCATTTAAGGAAGTGTTGTTCCCCCAGTCTGAGGTATTGTTTTACTTTACAGAGGATGAGGTTAAAACAGCCAGTGAGGAGCCAAAGGGAAATATTATTTTTCTGAGAAGCTGTGATCTGCACGCAGTGCGCCGGTTTGACGAAATCTATTTAAAAAACGGCTTTGAGGATATTTATTACGCGAGGCTGCGTGAAAAGACAAAATTTGTGCTGATGGGCTGTCCGCAGAGCTTTGAAAACTGCTTCTGTGTGGATATGGGCACCAACACCTGCGACACCTATGACGCTTATGTCAAGGCGGACGAAGACTTTGTATTGGTTGACAGCGGCTGGGAAGAGCTGAACGAAAGGCTGGAGAATAAATCCAAGGCGGTTTCAGTTGCGCCGGAGTTTGCCATGGAAAATCCTGTGCATGTTAAAATCTCGGAAGACATTGATTTGAAGCAGGTGCTGGGCCTGCCGATGTGGGAAGAATACAACAGCCGCTGTATTGCGTGCGGCCGCTGTAATTTTGTCTGCCCAACCTGTACCTGCTTTACCATGCAGGATATTTTCTACCAGGAAAACGGGTGGGTCGGTGAACGCCGCCGCGTCTGGGCTTCCTGCCATGTCGATGGCTATACCGAGATGGCCGGCGGGCACTGCTTCAGAAACAGCAAGGCAGAACGGATGCGCTTTAAGGTCATGCATAAGGTGAACGATTATAAAAAACGGTTTGGCGAGCATATGTGTGTTGGCTGCGGACGCTGTGATGATATCTGCCCGGAATATATTTCTTTTTCAAACTGTATTAACAGGCTGAACGATGCTGTAAAAGAAAAGGAGGCCCAAAATGAAGAATGAGTATGTCCCGTTTTTATCGGAAATTGTAGAAGTGATTAAACACACCGAAATCGAGTATACCTTTCGGATGCGCTATACTGGCGAGGTAAAGCCCGGACAGTTTTTTGAAGTATCCCTGCCCAAATTTGGCGAAGCGCCTATTTCAGTCAGCGGTATTGGGGAAGACACAGTGGATCTGACCATCCGCAAGGTTGGGAAGGTCACGGGCGAGATTTTCAAAAATTATGTGGGCGCAAAGCTTTTTTTAAGAGGCCCCTATGGCAACGGCTTTGACCTTGATGAATACCGCGGCAAGGACATTATCGTGATCGCAGGCGGTACAGGTCTTTCACCGGTGCGTGGTGTGGTTGATTATTTTGCCGCACACCCAGACAAAGCGGCTTCGGTCACGCTGATCGCGGGCTTTAAGACGCCGTCGGATGTGCTCTTTAAGGATGATATTGAACGCTGGAAAAAGACCATTAATGTTGTGCTGACCGTCGACTGTGACAGCGACGATTATGTATGTAATGTGGGCCTTGTCACGGAATACATCCCGGGCCTTGTTCTTGGCGATAAGGATAATCTGGCGGTTATCGCCGTAGGGCCGCCAATCATGATGAAATTTACGGTGGCGGAATTCCTGAAGCGGGAGGTACCTGAGGATAAGATCTGGATATCCCAGGAGCGCAAAATGTGCTGCGGTTTGGGAAAATGCGGACACTGTAAGATTGACGCCACCTATGTTTGTCTGGATGGTCCGGTTTTTAATTACAGCTTTGGCAAAAATCTGGTGGATTAGGAGGCTTTCATGGATATTAATACAAAAAAACTTAAAAAGAACGCTTTTCGTGTATCAAAGCACCGCGGTGAAACCGCATCACGCGTGCGTGTGCCCGGCGGCTACCTGAACGCCGAGCTTCTATCGCAGATTCAGGAGATTGCACAAACCTACGGTAATGGCACTGTCCATCTGACCACGCGTCAGGGCTTTGAAATTCCAGGTATCGACCTGAAAAACATGGATCAGGTCAACACTCTGCTCCAGCCTATTATTGAAAAGCTGGATATCAACCAGACCGACCCGGGAACGGGCTATCCCGCTTCTGGCACCCGCAACGTATCGGCCTGTATTGGGAATAATGTGTGCCCATACGCCTGTTACAATACGACAAATTTTGCCAAAAAGATCGAAAAAGCCATTTTCCCAAATGATCTGCATTTTAAGGTTGCCCTGACCGGCTGTCCAAATGACTGCATGAAGGTCCGTATGCATGACTTTGGGATTATAGGCATGACTGAGCCGCAGTACAACAAGGACAAATGTGTATCCTGTAATGCCTGTGTCAAGGCATGCACCAAAAAATCCACGGGCGCTCTGCGCATGGAAAACTATAAGATCGTCCGTGACGAGAGCAAATGTATCGGCTGTGGTGAATGTGTGCTGGCCTGCCCGGTAGGCGCGTGGCGCAGAAGTGAAAAGAAGTATTACCGCCTGACCATTATGGGCCGTACCGGCAAGAAAAATCCCCGTCTGGGTGAGGATTTCATTATCTGGGCTGATGAGGAAAGCATTATCAAAATTATTCTCAATACCTATGACTATGTGAAGGAATACATTGACCTGGACGCGCCGGGCGGAAAGGAGCACATCGGCTATATCATTGACCGTACCGGCTTTGAGGAGTGGAAAAAGTGGGCCTTTAAGGATGTCGAGCTTCCGGAAAAGGCAGTGGTGCGTGACCGCGTATATTGGAGTGGTGTAAAATATGCCATCGACAATACAAAATAAACTAAAGCATGAGTGGGATACGTTGTTTCGACGTATCTCCTTTTTATTGCTTTGAAGGCGGCTGTTTTGGGTATAACTTTCTCTAGTTTAATGAAAGTTGTATTTTGCAATGAAAGGAGCAGACAATGCAAGCTAAAACAGCAACCAATCCAAAGCCTTTGCATTTTGGGCTGATCATGGTCATTTATCTGTGCGGTATTTTTATGGGCGCCATTGATACCAGCGTGGTGACCCCGGCGCGGACGGTTATTCAGAACGGTCTGGGCGTTGGCGATCAGACGGGCATTTGGATGATCACCATTTATACGCTGGCTTATGCCTCCAGTATCCCCATTATGGGTAAACTGGCGGACCGGCTGGGCCGTAAAACCATCTATCTCATCTGTATTATTTTATTCGGAACAGGCTCCCTGCTGGCAGGGCTGTCACAGTATATCGGCCATTTTGGATTCTTTTTAATGGCGAGGGCCATTCAGGCCATCGGCGGCGGCGGCATTATGCCAATCGCTTCAGCTGAGTTTGGGACGACCTTTCCCGAGAATAAGCGCGGCATGGCTCTGGGCATGGTCGGCGGGGTCTACGGCATCGCCACGGTTGTCGGCGGTTCGCTCGGCAGCGCTATTTTAGGCGCCTTTGGCCTTCAGAACTGGGGCTTTATCTTTTTTATCAATATTCCCATCTCACTTTTTATCATTATCTGTGGTTTTATTTTTCTGCCTAATACCAAGATTGACGATGTAAAACCGATTGACAAGTGGGGCACTTTGTTTTTGGTGTTGATGATCCTGTCCCTGCTGTACGGGCTGCGCAATATTGATTTCTTTGACTTTATCAAATCCTTTACCAGCACGAATGTCTATCCATTCCTGATTATCTTTATTGTGCTGCTGCCCTTTTTCATTTTTGCTGAAAAGAAGGCGGCTGACCCGATTTTGAACCTCGACTATTTCAGGGAAGCCCCCATTGTCATCACGCTGATCATTTCCTTTATCACGGGTGTTATTATGATGGGGATGGTCTTTGTACCGCAGTTTGCTGAAAACGCGCTGCGCATGCAGCAGGGGAGCGGCGGATATTTTGTCATGATCCTTGGGATTTTCGCAGGAGTCGGCGCGCCGGTTTCCGGACGTCTCATTGACCGATACGGACCAAAGCTGATTATGGGCGCGGGATTTTTACTCTCCATCATCGGCTCGTTGTTCCTGGTGCTTATCACCACCAGCTATCCAAACCTGCTCACGGTCGCTGTCTGTCTGATTCTCATTGGCCTGGGCATGGGCTTTACCATGGGAACACCGCTCAACTACATGATGCTTGACAATACAAAAAAAGCCGATTCCAACTCGGCGCTGGCCACCCTGTCCCTGATCCGTTCGGTGGGCACCGCCATCGCCCCGGCAGTCATGGTCGGCTTCATCGCCCATGCGGGTATAACCGCAGAGTCAAACATCAACGCACAGCTGCCAAAGGAACTGGTGCTGCCGCCGCTGCCCTATGTTGAGCAGTTAGACGATGAAACCACAGCGCTGAAGGATTCTGATTTTGGGAAAACCTATCTTTCATCGGTTCAATTTCCAGATTTTCAGGCCATGGAAAAAATCTCACTCAATGCCCACGGCGGTACCGGTGAGATGAAGCTGCCCGCAAATCTGACTAAAGAGCTTTCTGACGCCGATGTCACGAATATTGATCAGGCTGTGGATAATATGACAGCCTATCTGGCAGACACCATGAAGCCCATGGTCATCGAAAAAGCTGAAGCAGGTGTGCAGAGCGGTATTGACGGTCTTTCCAGGCTGACAGCCTCGCCGGATGTTCCGGCTCAGGCAGCCCAGGGAGCCGGTACGATGGTATCGCAGATGACAGAATTGAAAAACGCACTTCCAAATGCAATAAACCAGGGCTTCCAGAACTATCTGGATGAGGTAAAGGCCATGGGGCCTGAGATTCAGACCATCTATCAGAAAACCATGGAAACTGGTTTTAAGCAGGTTTATATGACCACGGCCATCGCCTCTGTCTTTGCCCTTGCGGTGCTGTTATTTTACAAGGATAAGCATGAACGTGTAAAGAAAGAAAAGAAAAAAGGATAAGAGCATAAAAATTCAGAGCCTGCGTTTTATCACTTAAAACGCAGGCTCCTTTGCCGTCTGATGAGCAGTATAGGCAAGCTTTTGATTCATCTTCCGCCTCAGATAGGCGTAACAGCCAATCAGCGCGGCAAGGGTGATGACCCAGGTGATGGGGTAGGAGTAGTAAATGACCGAGGGCGAATGAAACTGCGGTATCTGAAAGACCGTAGCGATCCATAAAAGCCGCAGGCCACAGGCCCCGATAAGGCTGATAATCATGGGGACGACTGAGTAGCCGATCCCCCTCAGCGCGCCCACCATGACATCCATCATCCCGCAGATGGCATAGGCAGTGCCGATGACCAGAAGGCGCTGCATACCGGCCTGAATAACCTCAGGGTTGGAGGAGTAGATGCGAAGCAGGCTGTTGCCAAAGAATACGGCCAGATTTCCGAGAACAAGCCCGACCACCAGCACACACGCCTCGCCGGTGACCACAATGCGGTCAAGGCGCTTGTACTGGCCGGCCCCCAGATTTTGACTGGTGAAGGAGATAGTTGCCTGGTGCAGAGCGTTCATGGCAATGTAGATAAAGCCCTCAATATTGGCCGATGCCGAATTGCCCGCGACCACCACAGGCCCGAACAGGTTGATGGAGGATTGGATAACCACGTTGGAGAGGGAAAAGATGACCCCCTGAAATCCGGCCGGCAGGCCGATCTGTAAAATCTTGATGAAGCTGCTTCGGTCGATGCGCAGCTTTTTGGGTATCAGGCGGATACCGCTCTGCTCATGCATGAGGCAGCGGATCACCAGTGTCGCCGCGATACACTCAGCAATGGCTGTCGCCACGGCTACACCCGCAACGTCCATTTTGAGCCCAATGACAAAGATAAGATTCAGGACAACATTGACGACCCCGGCGCCCATCAGGTAATATAGCGGCCGTTTGGTATCCCCGACAGCCCGCAGAATGGCCGCGCCGAAATTGTAGAGCATGGTGCCTGTCATGCCGATAAAGTAAATGCGCAGATAGAGCACGGCCAGATCCAGAACCTCTGCCGGGGTCTGCATCCAGATCAGAATCTGCTTTGCGCCGAATATCCCAAGAAAGGTCAGGATCACGCCGCTTCCAATGCTGAGCACAATGGCAGTATGAACTGTTTTGGACAGCTGGCTCTGCTGTCCGGCGCCATAATAGCGTGCAACCAGTACGTTTGCCCCGATGGACATTCCCAGAAAAAGATTGGTCAGCAGATTGATGAGCGAGGTGTTCGCGCCTACCGCGGCCAGCGAATTGCTGCCGGCAAACTGACCAACCACCACGATATCCGCGGCGTTAAAAAGCAGCTGCAGTACCCCGGAGCACATTAAAGGGACGGCAAAAATCAGCATCTTTTTCAGGATAGAACCGCTGCACATATCCATTTCATATTTTTGGGCTTTTTCTTTTTTCTTTTCCATTGTTTCCTAAAACCTCTTTTAATAACTTTTTTCCTGACAGATGTTTCACAAAATGTCAAACACCACAATTTATAAGCATACCGATTCCAAAGCGTAATGTCAAGAGGCGCAGTGCGGTTAGATTTCCAGAGAATAAATAAAAGCTTGACATCCCAGCCGGTTTCCTCTAAGATGTAACCATAATAGTTACTGGAAAAGCAAAGGAAACCAGGTACCAGGACGCCAGGATCATCCGCTTACCACGGCGGAAAAGGGAAATGCGCTGACCACCGCGGATTTAGCGTGAGAGCGCAGGCCTGGCAGTAAAGAAAAGCATTGCAGGTGACAAAATGAGAATCAATACACGTTTTCCGATGGCCGTACATGCGTTGTCGGTAATTGCCCTTAACAAGGAGGAGGACAGGCCAAGCACATCTGAGCTGATTGCCAAAAGTGTCGGAACAAATCCAGTGGTGATCAGACGCCTGATCTCTCAGCTCAAAAGCGCAGGACTTGTAACGACACAGCCCGGAGTAGCGGGAACAGGGCTGACCAAAAAGCCTGAGACGATCACACTTTTAGAAATTTACCGTGCGGTTCAGACCAGTGAGGATAAGCTGCTTTTTGACCTGCATCCCAATCCTTCACAGAAATGCTGGATTGGAAAAAATATTCATTCGGCATTGTCGGGGCCTCTGGAGGAGGCGCAAACTGCCCTGGAGAAGACCTTGAGCGGGTATACCCTCGCGGCGATTGCGGGTGAGATTTTGAAAAAGACACAGTCCTAGAATGTCTTTTTTTACCCTGGCATGTAACTGATAAGGTTACAAGATAGTGAGATAATGTAAAATATAATATATTAAGGGGAAAAGATGAAAGAGCAAAATTATCCAGAGGTTTTTGAGCACTACAGAAAGGAATTTCTGAAAATTGACCAGGAGGAAACAGCCGGACGGCTGGGCCTCACGATCACTGGTAGGGACATTGAAGTGCCCTGGTTTAACGAGAGGGTTCGTATCGACCGGCAGAGTGGTGAGATTACTACGCCAGAGGGCTTTGACGTTAACGTGAAGGAAAAGCTGCTGATCATGCATCATCTGTGCTTTAGCAAAGCGGAGGCCCAGCATAGCGGGAAATGGTGTACGATCCGAGAGCTGAAGGAGGCATCTCTTTTAGAGCAAAGCTGCCAGAAGCAGGCAGCCCGTCCGGTAGAGGCAGCCTTCTCCGGTAAGCTGGACGCCTTTCGTCAGGCCTGTGAGAAGTTAGGTGGAAAGCCGGAAAGCAAGGGTGACGCGGCCTATATTATACCTGTTCTGCCAGCAATCTCGCTCAAATATGTTTTTTATGATGCCGATGAGGAATTCCCTGCAGCCTGTACCATTTTGTTTGAATCCACCATTGAGGACTGGACACATCCTGAGGATGTCAGCGTGCTGGCAGCCATTGCGACAGAACGGCTGATCCGCTGTCTGAAGCAAGACAGCCAGGAAGATGTGATTGAGAAAAAAGTAAAGATCACGATTTTATATGTCAGTGAAACCGAAAAAACAGCGACTGTTGCCCAGTATATCGAACAGGGAATGGTAACAGTAAGCCCAGAAATTGAAATCCGACGGATGGATATGACCGACAGGTCGACCTATGACATCCGCTTTTTGCAGGAAAGCGATGCGGTGGTGTTTGGTTCGCCTGTCTATTTTGGAAATATGCAGTGGAAAATGAAGCAGTGGTTTGATACCAGTATCCGTATCAAGCTGGATGGAAAGCTGGGCGGCGCCTTTGCCACAGAGCAGAGTGTTTCCGGCGGCGCTGAGATGGCGGTTTTAACGATGTTGCAGCATATGCTGGTTAAAAATATGCTTGTCTATGCGCCCAAAAGTGTTCACTTCGGGCCAGTAGCGGTTGGCAGTGCGCTCGAAAGCTATGAAAAAGCTTTTTCTTTATATGGCAAACAGTTTGCCCAGAAAGCAGTCGAGCTGTTTGGCAGAAGCTGAGTGACAGCGCTTGTGTCTGGAATATAAGACCGGCCGGAAGGATTACCCTTCCGGCCGGTCCGCTTTTTATGGAGAATATGGGTGTTCGTTTATGGATGAACCGGAATTTCCACACCGCCGATATCAATGGATGTGATGCTTTCAAGCGGAAGAATTTCGTCGAATACACCGCTGCGGACACAGACCGTCTTACCGTCCCGGGTGTGCATACTGCCGCCACCATCAGACAGGTCGAGCACAGAGCCGTCAGCCAGATGAATGGAGGGGGAGGTATTAAATCTGGCCCATTCCTGTTCATGCTGATCCGGAGACTGCCCGTCCGGGGCAGCTTCAAAGGATGACGGGTCATTGAGTGTATACTCAAAGCGGTAGCCGAGCGGGGATACCATGACTGAATCAATGGTTCCGGTCATGCCGTTTAATGTCAGCGTCTGACCGGCCTGCGGGGTTGCCGAGAGGGTTTCAAAGTTCAGCTCAAACTTCAGGTTCCAGGTGCCCTCAGCGATCAGGCGGTAACCGCTGCTGCCGTCCGCCGTATTTTCGGAAGCAGTGAGATTACTGAACTGAACTTTAACGGTTCTGCCCGGCTTAATAAGGTCGTTATAGGACAATTTTTCAACGTATTGAATGGTATGGTCATTCGGATTAACATCATAAAAATAGGATCCGCCATGTGCATCGCTAAACAGGCCTAGGTTCGTGCTGGCCTGGTCGAAAAAGGCGTCCAGCCTGCCATCGGATCTCTCCAGAGGATCAATGTCAAAGGACTCTCCATCGTCTCGGGCAATCGAGTAGGTGATCGCAAAATTATAGCCATCGCTCATGATCGCGTCCGCGGTGATGGTGACGCCGTTGTCCGTATCGGATGCACCGATGGGACGGCCGAGCTTATCGATAATCTCGGTGTTTGCAGTCGGGCCAAAGACACCGCGAAGCGCCTCACCGGCATCCAGGACACCATAGGTGTTGACGCCGACAAACAGGACCAGGGCCGCGGCAAGGCCAGCTGCAGCCAGCTTTGGAAAGCGGTGCGCACGCTGCTTTTTTTGCCTGGCAGGGAGCTGCTCTTTTGTATTTATCAGTTTTTCTGTTATGCGTTTCTTTGCTTCCTGTGAAAAATGAAGCGCCTGCAAAGTGTCGTTATACTCTTTTTCATGTTCAAATGGTTTTTTCACAATACTCGCCTCCTAATAGCGTTCGCAATTTTTTTCGGCCCCGGCTCAGATGTGCGTTGACAGCAGCAATGCTCCGGCCGAGCATTTTTCCGATTTCCTTTGTGGTGTAGCCTTCAAAATAGTAGAGATAAATGGCTTCTCGGTATTTCACCGGCAGAGCCATCACCGCGTCCAGGACATCGCTTTCGGGCGCCGGCGGTGCGGGCAGCTCGGCGACAGCCTCCAGACAGACTGTGTGGCGGTACTGGAGCCTGCGTAGATGGTCTTTGCAGGTATTGGCAGTCACCCGGATGATCCATGCCCGTTCGTGCTCTGCGCTCTCAAAGACTTTTCCGCTGGTCATAAATTTTAACAAAACGGTCTGGCAGATATCCTCCGCGTCCTGTGTTGATTTAAGATAAGTATAGCTGAGACGGAGGATCAGGTCGGAATAGGCTTGTACAATCCGCTCAGCCTCGTCATTTTCAAATGCTTTCATGGGTTTCTCAACTCCTTCATAAGGGCCTGGCTGGCCTGCTTCAGTAACGTTACTTACCTATAATACGATTATAATGCCCAAATTCTGACAAAGCGACAAAAAATTTTGGTGTTTTTATATTTTTCTGAAGCCCTTGCTTACAATCAAAACAAAAAAGCCAGTAGAAATGAAATAGCGCCTGGAAAAGATAACGCAAAAAAATAAAAGCGATAAAGGGAAGCCGATGGCGTCCCCTTTATCGCTCATAAGGAAATCCAGAAATCATCCGAAAAAATATTCAGTTTGCTGTAATCAATTTTTCTCGCGGTATTTTCAATTTTTGGGCGCGCTTTTTCGATGCTGGCGGGATCTAGGGCAAGATAGGATTTCATCAGATTTAAAAGAATTTCAATGAGACGCTCAAAACCAAGATTAAGCCCCTCCTTATCCGCCAGACGCAAAACAGCGTTCTGTGAAGCGATGAAAATGGTGATGTCGATCAGCGGCTGGTCCTCCGGAGTGGGGGTATCCTTTAGCGAAGGAAAAAGCGTTTTACAGTAGTCATTGTAAAGGATATCGACCACGGTGTCCTCAGACTGAAGAATGAGATCTTTAAAACGCCGGTTATAGTAAAGGGAAAAAAACTGCACGTAGAAATATGCCAGAAGCAGATCCATTTTAGAAAGGCTGGGGTCAGTATCAAGAACCTGGGCGTTCAGATTTTGGTAATAGATACGAACCAGAATGTGCAGAATGTCTTCTTTGTTTTTAAAGTGATAAAAAAGCACAGACTGCGAAATTTGAGATTTCTCGGCAATCTGACGCGTTGTTGTATTTTGGTAACCCTGTGTATAAAATAAATGCTTTGCGGTGTTTAAAATATGCTCTTTTGTTTTTTGACTTTTTTTCATAAATATGGCCTCCCAACAGATTATACCACGTTAATTCTTAAATGGCTACTGGATTATATAGATCATGATCAAAAAAAGATTGACTTCATAGATCATGATCTATATAATAGCAATTAAGAAATACAAACGTTTTAAGGAGGAAAGCTAATGGATAATTTAAAATTGTACGATGAACGGGTAAAACGTATGGGAAGAGCCATCCGGCATGAAGAAAATGACCGGGTGCCGATTTTTGGACTGGTTGACAACTGGGCGCTTTCTTATTACGGAACGACCCTCAGTGAGGCTAAAGAGAATATTGAAATTGAGTACGCGGCATACTCCAAGGCATTGACCGATTTTCAGTACGATATGGGCGCGTTCCAGGGTATTACCTTTCCCCTGAAATTTGCAGAATCACTGGGCGGCGGTATTTACAGCAATAACACAGAAACCATCCAGATCGCTACAAGTAAATCGGAGATCATGAGCGCAGATGAATATCCAGAGTTTATCAAGGATCCGATGGCGTTTATCGTCAATAAGATTTTACCGCGAAAATGCGGAATTTTTCAGGACGGCACCGTTGAGGAAAAGTTCTCCAGATTGATGAATACAATCAATGAGTTTAGTAATTTTGGGCAGAGCAGACAGGCTCTTTCAGAACGCTATAAGGCTGACCACGGTCTTCCTGTTTGCACCGCGGCTGTTCCCTTTATGCCCGGAGACCTGTTCTTAGACTATATGAGGGATTTCAAGGGCACAATGATGGACGTAAGAAGAAATTCTGACGCGCTGGCAGAAGCCTGCATGAAGCTGGTTCAATATGATATTATGGCCACCTACGCAGTACTGCCGCAGCCCGCAGAGGACCGGTACCTCGGCGTGTTCCTGCATTTGCCGCCATATCTCAAGCCAAAGGATTTCGAAAAAGTCTACTGGCCCTCCTTTAAGGCTTATGTTGAGCATTTTGCGGGTCAGGGCTATAAATTTATGATCCTGTTCGAGAAAAACTGGGAACACTTGTATGAATATCTGACAGAATTGCCTAAAAACTGTATTCTGGGGCTTTTTGAGGAGGACGATCTCCGAAAGGCCAAGAAAGTTTTTGGCGATACCATCTGTATTGGCGGCGGTATAAAGACGACAGACCTGCAGTATAAAACCAAGGAGCAGTGCATTGATATTGCAAAATCACTGATTGATGACCTGGCGCCCGGCGGCGGTTATGTTTTTGCCGCTGACAAGGTTATGCTTTCCGCCAATGATGGAAAACCAGAGAATTTAAAAGCAGTCACAGATTTTGTTCATGATTACGCGGTATACAAATAAAACGGTAGAAAGGAAAACTCAAAAATGAA contains:
- a CDS encoding uroporphyrinogen decarboxylase family protein, yielding MDNLKLYDERVKRMGRAIRHEENDRVPIFGLVDNWALSYYGTTLSEAKENIEIEYAAYSKALTDFQYDMGAFQGITFPLKFAESLGGGIYSNNTETIQIATSKSEIMSADEYPEFIKDPMAFIVNKILPRKCGIFQDGTVEEKFSRLMNTINEFSNFGQSRQALSERYKADHGLPVCTAAVPFMPGDLFLDYMRDFKGTMMDVRRNSDALAEACMKLVQYDIMATYAVLPQPAEDRYLGVFLHLPPYLKPKDFEKVYWPSFKAYVEHFAGQGYKFMILFEKNWEHLYEYLTELPKNCILGLFEEDDLRKAKKVFGDTICIGGGIKTTDLQYKTKEQCIDIAKSLIDDLAPGGGYVFAADKVMLSANDGKPENLKAVTDFVHDYAVYK
- a CDS encoding RNA polymerase sigma factor, which encodes MKAFENDEAERIVQAYSDLILRLSYTYLKSTQDAEDICQTVLLKFMTSGKVFESAEHERAWIIRVTANTCKDHLRRLQYRHTVCLEAVAELPAPPAPESDVLDAVMALPVKYREAIYLYYFEGYTTKEIGKMLGRSIAAVNAHLSRGRKKLRTLLGGEYCEKTI
- a CDS encoding TetR/AcrR family transcriptional regulator; this translates as MKKSQKTKEHILNTAKHLFYTQGYQNTTTRQIAEKSQISQSVLFYHFKNKEDILHILVRIYYQNLNAQVLDTDPSLSKMDLLLAYFYVQFFSLYYNRRFKDLILQSEDTVVDILYNDYCKTLFPSLKDTPTPEDQPLIDITIFIASQNAVLRLADKEGLNLGFERLIEILLNLMKSYLALDPASIEKARPKIENTARKIDYSKLNIFSDDFWISL
- a CDS encoding DUF4179 domain-containing protein, producing the protein MKKPFEHEKEYNDTLQALHFSQEAKKRITEKLINTKEQLPARQKKQRAHRFPKLAAAGLAAALVLFVGVNTYGVLDAGEALRGVFGPTANTEIIDKLGRPIGASDTDNGVTITADAIMSDGYNFAITYSIARDDGESFDIDPLERSDGRLDAFFDQASTNLGLFSDAHGGSYFYDVNPNDHTIQYVEKLSYNDLIKPGRTVKVQFSNLTASENTADGSSGYRLIAEGTWNLKFELNFETLSATPQAGQTLTLNGMTGTIDSVMVSPLGYRFEYTLNDPSSFEAAPDGQSPDQHEQEWARFNTSPSIHLADGSVLDLSDGGGSMHTRDGKTVCVRSGVFDEILPLESITSIDIGGVEIPVHP